In Cheilinus undulatus linkage group 3, ASM1832078v1, whole genome shotgun sequence, the genomic window CTCAGCAGCGAGGAAGCCCCCAGCAGAGCTAATGGCTCACGCTTTGATGGCTCATACCTCGGCTTTGCCACTGCTCGAGCACAACAGCCTCAAGTATCAAGGAGTAGTGGCGGAGGAAAGGGGCCTGTACAGATCTTAAGCAATGCTGAGTCTCTTTCATCTGTTAGTGAGTTTAGCCCAACCGATGGGCCGATTAAACAGCAACGGAGTCAGAAAAGGCAGTGCAGAGAGCCGCAACTCAGATGTGAGCACTGCCAAGACAGCAGCAATGTAACACAGCAGAGGAGCACTGATGATGGCTCTCATCTCAGCAGTGACCCCAACCAACTTGAGAGTGAAAGGTACAGATCTACAAACATGTTCACTATACTTTTGTGTAGCGTTCAACTAATATCTGCTCTTTTTAAGAGAGAATTGTAAGAGTTAAAGCAAATTAAATGCTTATATACATAAAGGCATCAAAGTGGGAATGCCATCAGTTCAGAGGCCAATGAAGCCCTGGCCAGGCCTCAGTTGGGTCTCAAAGACTGGGAGGAGAAGAGACACCAGCTGCTCCTGCAGAAGATGCAGTtggagacggagagagagaggctgcatGCTCGACTGGCTGAGCAGGAGGAGAGACTCCAAAGGCAGAATCAGCAGCTACACCAGTCGCGTCTCGATTACagcaggtaaaaaaaagaagcaagtTGAAATTAACCACATCTGTTTGCTTACATTTAGGCCTTAAGATATAGTTACTTTTAATAGTAAGTCATGCAGTAAGTCCCcttttctttgtcctttttccTCTGCAGTTTTCCCTTACTGACTGCCATAACCTATtccatttctgtttgttttttttttctcctgtgtcTCTTTAGGTTTAAGCAAGCTACAAAATCGGATCTCAGCAGCTCTAGCTCTAGACATGCAGATCCACAGTTGGCAGGTCTCTCTCACCAGGATTTACCCTCCAGGTAAACCAAGTAGTCTGGAGGAATGAaaggcacacacacatttaaacaacTATTTTAGTCAGATGCATGTAAACACTCTGACACTTTAAAGCCAACTtagcatattatgtctgtggtcGACAGCGTTCATGAAGAGCCACAGGTACAACCTGGAGGACAGAGTTTGCATGCTCTGGACAATGACAATGGTAAGCTTCAACCTTTGATTTTTCTGATGATGTGTTTACATTTCTGCTAACAGTATTTATTTCATAACTTACTTTGTATATACAGCTTTTTTTAAGGTTCTGTTTTGATTATAAAACTCACTGCTCTCAGTGTCTTCTGTTTTATTCCTACTGTCTTGTATTTCTTAACAGAGGCCTCAGAGTGGTCTAAAAAGGACATGGCTACATCTCCTGTGAAGTCCCCTGTGAGCCTGAGCAAGCCCACTCCAGTGTCTGTGATCCAGACGACCCCTGAGGCCAGGTAACTCAACATCacttaaacacataaaaaaatgtgtaatttattctattgatttaaaaaaaacatctttctctAACATTTGATATACAGTAAGATCTTACACAGCTGAGTTTAAAGTTACCTGGTAGAATATTTCTCAGTGGAACTCCCTGCTCatttaacaatgaaaaacagcacagtTAAGCACTTGAGCAATAAAGCATCTAGAGGGGATACATCTTTTACTTGTACTGGTTTCAAATTCCAAGCAGGGCTTTCTTCAGGACTCAAGATGAATTATTTACTGCAGAAAAGTCAGAATGAGTGGGTAAGGCTGCTTCTACCTGTGTGGAACAAGCAAGATTTTATTGTAGGCTTGTCTGTCTCAAATGCTTATTTGCTTTCCCTGACCTCTTGAtgcagtttgttttttctttctctggtttTAAGGAATAATCACTGATGTTGAAACACATATATGGTATAAAATCTTAATTATGAAACCTGCCCAGGGATTCAGTTTTTGCAGAGTTAGAGGCTAAATTATGTCCTTTCTTAGTCCAGCTAACTTTTTTGAGCTGTGAGAAGCTAAATGAAGCTTTTTACTGGGCTAGCTTGCGCTGTGGCCGGCCTGTCAGGAGACATGCTGCGTTCCATTAGTCGGCCTAGCAGGGACCCTGCAGCAGGTGTAATTGAACAGACTTCTGGATGCACACACTgccctcccttctctctctttctctgccacAGTAATGAGACGGAGAAAGCAAGAGTAGGGGAGAGATGTTAAAAGTGTGTTTGAGAGTGAGTGAGGGGTGAGAGAATCGGATAAAGTGAGAAATGGGAAGTGAGGAAAGTTAGAACAAGTTGAGATGGATGGAAATGGAAATGGTGAGAAAGATGttaagaagaggagagaggttTTAAGGGCAGGAATGAATCACTGACTGTGAGCATCAGACTATCCTATAAAGGAAAGGACATTCattacctttttttcttctacCCTTACACAGAATGGTAATTAACCTGACTGTGTGACGTCTTAGGGTGTGCTGTGCGTTTTTGTGTGCCTTTTGTCTGTctgatttgtaaaaaaaaaaaaaaaaaaaggctatttGTAACCGCACTGCTGCAGATCCTCACGTCTTGTAactttttatgcaaaaataaatccagtttttttcttgtgtatTGCCAGCTGTGCAGCTGAAAGTTTAAGACTTCAGACATGTTACTGTTCCACAAAGCAGTGCTTGCTCCAAGTTGAACTGTGAGCTCCAGCAGATGCCTATTAATTCCAGCAGCGGACCCTGGGTATCGGATCATATTACAATCCATTTACACCTCCAAAGCCCATTAAAATAGTTGGACTCTTAGCTACACACAGAGATTCTTTTACTACCATTAATGAGGAAGTCTGTCTCTGAAATTCTTTCTGTGGTTTTTGCCTGTAACACTTTATATTATGCATTCTTTAGATAGCTGTAATTCTTTCGTTAATCCAACGGTTGTTATTAGACTGTTGTCTTCTTTATTAGCTGCAttccataaaaaaacaaattcaataaATGGATGCAACAGAGATGAAGACAGTACTGTATGTTTGGGTTCCAAGCCTATTTTGAGTcttatttataagaaaaaaagaaaacaatcataACCTTACTCAAATATTCAGACTGTAGCTAGCAGTTGTTTGAAAAAAGGTGCTACCTTTTCATCAGTTAAGGTTCTTATGTTGAATATTAAAGCACAAACTACtgttgctctgttttattgccaTATACATCACCTGTAAAAAGttttcatccccttggatgttttacccttttattgactgAAATGgtcatggtcaatttaatttggcttttttgacaatttttgcatAAATATCCAGCCTTCCTCAAGTTGGTATTTAGTAGATGAACCTTTGGCTTCAATCACAGCAAtttgtgtggataggtctcagccAGGCTTGCACTGGACACctcaattttactccattcttctttgcaaaattactcaagctttgtcaggttgcacggggatcTAGCATgatcagcccttttcaagtccagccacaaattcgcTGTTGTATTGAAGTCTaagctttgactcagccactccagaacattaaccttcttgtctttaaaccatttcagtgtagcttttgctgtatgcttcaggtcattgtcttactggaaaacaAATCCTTTCCCGAGCTCTACTTcgcttgcagactgaataagattgccctccaggattttcctatatcttgcattcattttacaccctacctttacaagccttcctgggccagctgctgagaagcatcctcacagcatgatgctgccaccactgtgcttcacagtggggatgatgtgtttgtggtaatgtgcaatgtttggtgtctgccaatttttgtcatgtctgatggccaaaaagcaccatttggtctcatcagagcaaagaactttcttccccTTGACCATGGCGTCTCCAAcattttggtgaactctactggagatttaatatgagtctTCTTCAACATGCCACTCTACCGTAAACCTTTGACTGGGGAAGAACCTGGCtaacagttgttgtatacagtctctcccatctcagctgctgaagcttataactccttcagggtagtcataggtgtcttggtggtctctctcactagtctccttcttgcacatgtgccatattctttccatttcttgatgatggatttaactgaactctgggggatgttcttgccttggattttttttttgtatcccctgacttatacttttcaataaccatTTCTTTTAggtgtttggagtgtttttttttgtcttcatggtgtaatagtagccaggaatactgattgaccagtgagtggaccttccagacacaggtgtgtcAACAACTacaacaatcacttgagacacattcatgcactcaggtgatccccatttcactaattgtgagactactagcaccaatagctggacctctgttgaattaggtcagtcactataaaggggataaatatgaatgtagtcacttattttacatgacataatgttctttaattggcattgctttgtagaaatctttcatgttcacattacatttttttttgtcaaaaagccaaattatattgaccatggttgaaACAATTAGAAAGGGTAGATAAAAACAACTAAAGGGTAGAACATCctagggggtgaatactttttataggcactggaTATGTTATTGTAGAGCGCTACCATGATGAATAACTGCGGTCAGAttgtaatatttaaaacaaatggtCAAAGTAAGAGGATTAAAATGAAGTAGCTTTCTTTGGTTAAGTCTGCCTACTGTAAGATTCAGCATGTTACCTGAAGCCCTCTGTTTTACATAGCAACAGCATGCCCCTAGTGACCGTCTGATCTTAACCAATTCAATCTTGATGTGCAAATTGCGAAACCAAGCTGGGGTTAACATTAAGTGACCTTCTTAATCCTTTCATGAATCCTGTGCTAGTTAGTAATGAGACAGTTCCAGCGCACCCCGCCCATCTCATCTCCATCCTTCCTGCCATTGCCCGCCTGCTATTGATTGGTTGGGAAATTGACATGCGGGATATATGCAGTGGCCATTATAGGTTTTTTATCTCACTGTTTGGACTGCAAATGAAAAGGGGCGCCGGGGCGAGACGGCTATCTTTAATGAAAGAGAGGAGCCAAATAAGCAGTGAAAGTTACGAGCAGGAAGAAGGCGATGGGGAGCATAGGCAGAGGAGTTTTGTGGAAATTTTATCTGGCCTTACAGAGTGAGAATTGGTGCACAGGGAAAATGAAGCCCAAAGGTTTTTATTACATAGAGAAAAGTACAGTTCTATGTGTTCAAAGAACTTAAGAAGTATTTGGAGGCAGGGAGCTTAACCACCACAGGAcccttttcatttttacatacaGGCTCAAAGACATAGGGAGTTCTTTAATTCATTGAAGAGTCTGTGTTGCATCAATAATATCCTGTCAGAATGAGCTCTCTGTAGTACACTGTTCTCTCTGAGGCTTCTTCAGCGTCAAACACAGAAGATTGAAGTATTTAATAGAACTTTAATGTGGGCAGTGGATTATCTCTAGGTGCTGTCAAAATGACCCAACATCCCCGGTCaaagcttcttttttctttaacaatgaCAGAAACTTGTATTCCAGTGACTGTTGTCCaggctttattttttctgtatgcATGTCTCAGTGAAATGGATTTGCCAGGACTCCCCGGAGGATATTAATATTGAGCAGCAATTCACAACTTCACCTCGCACAAACTCGAGCCAAGAAATGAAGTTCTTTGTTGCATTGTATACCCCCTCTGAAAATCCATTGGCATTCTCTCTAGCCCTCACGCCTCTCTGTgccacctcctcctctcacCCCACCCACTGCCGTTCTCCCGCATTTCTGCCCAAACTGTACCCCCTACCCCTCGCACTCCCCTTGTTATAGATTGTGACCGCTGGTAAGTGATGCATTATTCATTACCAACATGTCGTTTGTTGATGGATGGCTGTTTGAGAGCCCTGTCCgttaaataaatcaacaaataaaaatgcaaattctcACATTTCGAGACGGAACCCAGCCAAAGTCCCTCCCCCACATTCCCTTTCTGCTTTCTCTCCATCCACAAAGCTGCACttgcttcctctctctctctctctctgtctctctgtctctctctctctgtctctctctctcacacacgcACATTAACACACAAAGTTGCTCATGCTCTCTCTTTGCTGTTGACAGGCAGGAGACCAAATGAGGAAGACAGATTTACTTACTTGAgcttcactttctttttttccctcagttATCATCCCTCAGCCGACTTAACCCTCATTCACTTTCCCCCTTCACACTCAAACATGTGCATACATTACTCTATGCTCCTAAAGTAAAATATAGcactttttgaaaacttttcagCTACTGATCTTTGCTGCCTTCAGTTTATGTGAAAACATGACATATCAAGGTCTATAGTTACGTGCGGTGGAACACAGATTCACTCTGATTGGaagtttttcctctctgtctgctgaCCACCCACATGCATATCAACAAGTACACGCCAAAGATCACCCTTACCTGGGAGAGCTGCGAACTGAGCCGCGCGATGCAAATCGATGCGGCTTTAAACGAGCAGAGAATTATGTTAGCAACATCAGTGGAGCGTGCTTTAAAGAATTCATGTTTTGTATCTGGAATGCCCATCGTTCGACTGTGTATACACTGAATAATTTATCAAGCCAGCCAGACTGAGGGATTGAATCTCTATTAGCTTAATCTCCCCCgttttggtttatttatttctctgcaCATTCCCTCATTTCTATTCCAGGGGAGAAAGCATCGGGtcctttccctctttttctttcGCACCTGCAAGAAACTCTGTTTTTCTGCCGGGACGCCCCAGTGGTTTTGACTTGTTAAGGCAGCTTGTTAGGGTTCAGTGGACACCATTGGCAAGAAAGATTTTGTTAGCATGTCGAAGAGAGATTTGCTTTCTTATTGTCTGTGTTAACAAGTGAAAGGTGAGTGGTGAATATTTTGGTGCTAGTGTTGAACTCCAAATGGACTTTAGCCTTGTGTGGTTGTTGTGCCCTGCCCTGCAAATTCCCTGCTTAACATTAATGGCATGCATGTTTctggtgtttgtgtgcatttcatttttcacaatGAAACAGAACAAGAATTCTCATTTAACACAGCCTGTCCGTAGGGCACCTCCTGGATCTGTATTCTAAAATAAAGCAACAAGGTCTGTATGCAAGCTGAGGTCACATTTAAGCACAAAGAAAGTTTTATTTGCTTATCTTTTCAGGCTCGACTTTTCTGTGGTTGAACTGTTGGATATCTTTTCTCCGGTCTCCACATCTGAGCTAAATAAGCCATCTACTAGAAGACCCAAAACCAGGCAGCGTAGGCCAGACCTCCCTGCCCCCAAACCAGTGGGCAGAACTCTGCATACTCCTGTTGGACCGTATCCTCAGCATGCCCAGCAGGACTTGGAAGAAAGCCAGATACTTGAGGATATTTTCTTCATCTGCTGATGAAGTATCAGGACAAAAACCTGTCACTGACTTTTTCATGGTCTTACATAAAATTTTCTATTGACATTATGATCATGAAGACAATAGTCTTATTTTGTGGttttaatagaaataaaaagtatttattcaGAATGAGTGATGCTTCTTGCCTTGCTACTGCAGAACTCTTGACCACAGAGCGACACTGATCCGCTCTAAGGACTTTGTCAGTATTAATGCTAACAACCACACAATTCacaatgttttagttttaacaaaTGAGTCCAATAAACCTCCATATGCCCTGTTCATTCTCATCACCAgatcttttttaacatttaatagaaatcttttcatattttcagagAAATTGTGGATGAAAGACATGAAAAACCAACTTTAGAGGTCATAGCAGAAACACTTGTGGGCACCTGTGTATTGATAAATTGTAAATATGACAGGAGACAAGATGCTTTATTCTAGACTGTGCTTTAATATTGGGCTAAGCTGAGACGCatcattcatttaaaattacaaaaaaagagtTCAGGGACCAGAGAATGGTGCAGTCTGGAGAGATGGGGGCGGGAGCCTAAAGCACGCTTCCCAATCTGAAGCTGAGCTCATCAGGAACCTAGCAAAGCTTTATATGCAACATTCATTTCCCCATCCTCCATATGTGCTAAAATTGGGAAATAGATTTCCAGAATACTTCGAAAACCATATGAAGGAAAATGTGAGTCTGGCAACTCCACTGAgcttaagaaataaaatcactAATAATAAAGCActgaaaaaatgatcaaaattcaGTAGTTTTTGATGAGATAGTGcagttttcattgaattttGCTCTTGGTTGAACACATCAGTTGAACAAGATCAGAGCTCtggaaaaaagaagcagcaagGGGGAAATATGTGGAGGGGTTTGAATGCCAAAACTTATTTTAATAATGATGttaaattcaaagtttttaaCACATTAGCAGCAAATCAAAGTGacataaatgtgtattttttttgcgAAAACATGCCTGTTTGAAATGTAGATGTATTCCCTCCTTCGTCTAAAAGGTTTCAGAGCgaaagtaaacaaaaaatgaaaatggcatCTTTTTAGAGAAGCCAActtttctgggaaaaaaaaaattgaaatttcagCTCAAAAATGTCCATAAAACTTAAGTGTTGTACTGCATCGTCTTCAAGTGTTTATCAGCAAAATTTAAATCAGTTCCCCAATTCTTCaaataatgtgataaaagtAGTTCATCACAGGCAAACAGATCAGTGGCAATAATAGAGCTCAGATCTTGGATCAAACAgcacaaataaattaatacataaaccaa contains:
- the kiaa1328 gene encoding protein hinderin isoform X1 codes for the protein MAAAATKSGNSGIFWMNGVSDDEQPLAFVPGVDGEVKTQTPFRKRDTKMPARPSSDCKNGDTLKKGGKKQGHLRSECSGVVTKEKVSVRQPATAVATEHIPSPTNGSFLSSTQKFSVQVISETSRAKGLVCLKDLCPEDKRRIANLIEELARVSEEKEVSVQRLKDEQETFERKIQQLEQQNLIIAQERESLQQQYRECQELLRLYQQYLSQQQAKLNQSIAQLSQAQAHSKVLSSEEAPSRANGSRFDGSYLGFATARAQQPQVSRSSGGGKGPVQILSNAESLSSVSEFSPTDGPIKQQRSQKRQCREPQLRCEHCQDSSNVTQQRSTDDGSHLSSDPNQLESERHQSGNAISSEANEALARPQLGLKDWEEKRHQLLLQKMQLETERERLHARLAEQEERLQRQNQQLHQSRLDYSRFKQATKSDLSSSSSRHADPQLAGLSHQDLPSSVHEEPQVQPGGQSLHALDNDNEASEWSKKDMATSPVKSPVSLSKPTPVSVIQTTPEARLDFSVVELLDIFSPVSTSELNKPSTRRPKTRQRRPDLPAPKPVGRTLHTPVGPYPQHAQQDLEESQILEDIFFIC
- the kiaa1328 gene encoding protein hinderin isoform X2 codes for the protein MAAAATKSGNSGIFWMNGVSDDEQPLAFVPGVDGEVKTQTPFRKRDTKMPARPSSDCKNGDTLKKGGKKQGHLRSECSGVVTKEKVSVRQPATAVATEHIPSPTNGSFLSSTQVISETSRAKGLVCLKDLCPEDKRRIANLIEELARVSEEKEVSVQRLKDEQETFERKIQQLEQQNLIIAQERESLQQQYRECQELLRLYQQYLSQQQAKLNQSIAQLSQAQAHSKVLSSEEAPSRANGSRFDGSYLGFATARAQQPQVSRSSGGGKGPVQILSNAESLSSVSEFSPTDGPIKQQRSQKRQCREPQLRCEHCQDSSNVTQQRSTDDGSHLSSDPNQLESERHQSGNAISSEANEALARPQLGLKDWEEKRHQLLLQKMQLETERERLHARLAEQEERLQRQNQQLHQSRLDYSRFKQATKSDLSSSSSRHADPQLAGLSHQDLPSSVHEEPQVQPGGQSLHALDNDNEASEWSKKDMATSPVKSPVSLSKPTPVSVIQTTPEARLDFSVVELLDIFSPVSTSELNKPSTRRPKTRQRRPDLPAPKPVGRTLHTPVGPYPQHAQQDLEESQILEDIFFIC